The following are from one region of the Variovorax sp. V213 genome:
- a CDS encoding LysR family transcriptional regulator has protein sequence MNLTLRQLRAFAAVAEAGSFTAAAQQLHLTQSALSVLVRELEREMGVQLLDRHTRRVQLSEAGREFLPSVHRLLRDLTSAVAGVTDLRDKKKGVLRLAAPQLMACTLMPRVIAIFREAYPDVDVRLADTLPEHLLAGVTAGDVELAVGQDVAVDAAIERRTLLRDRHWLICPPGHAFARRRKVRWHELEPYTFIAPTRDFRQRVLPELAPAERDYMLRPATQEVSYMTTALGMVASGLGLTVCPTYSASLVRAHGLQMVRLESPDFHRDVCVYSAARRTLSPAAASFVEVLERFAKAQQKG, from the coding sequence ATGAATCTGACCCTGCGCCAATTGCGCGCCTTCGCTGCCGTGGCCGAGGCCGGCAGCTTCACCGCCGCGGCGCAGCAGCTGCACCTCACGCAGTCGGCGCTCAGCGTGCTGGTGCGCGAGCTCGAACGCGAGATGGGCGTGCAGCTGCTCGACCGCCATACGCGCCGCGTACAGCTCTCCGAAGCCGGCCGCGAGTTCCTGCCTTCGGTCCATCGCCTGCTCCGCGACCTCACGAGCGCAGTGGCTGGCGTGACCGATTTGCGTGACAAGAAGAAAGGTGTGTTGCGTCTTGCAGCGCCCCAGCTCATGGCCTGCACGCTGATGCCGCGCGTGATCGCGATCTTCCGCGAGGCGTACCCCGATGTCGACGTGCGCCTGGCCGACACGCTCCCGGAGCATCTGCTGGCCGGCGTGACGGCCGGCGACGTGGAGCTTGCGGTGGGTCAGGACGTGGCGGTCGATGCCGCCATCGAGCGCCGCACGCTGCTGCGCGACCGGCATTGGCTGATCTGCCCGCCCGGCCATGCGTTTGCCAGGCGCCGCAAGGTGCGCTGGCACGAGCTGGAGCCCTACACCTTCATCGCGCCCACGCGTGACTTCCGCCAGCGCGTGCTGCCCGAACTGGCGCCCGCGGAGCGCGACTACATGCTGCGTCCGGCCACGCAGGAGGTGTCGTACATGACCACGGCGCTCGGCATGGTTGCCTCGGGCCTGGGGCTCACCGTGTGCCCGACCTATTCGGCGTCGCTGGTGCGCGCCCACGGCTTGCAGATGGTGCGGCTCGAGTCGCCCGACTTCCACCGCGACGTCTGCGTCTACAGCGCCGCGCGGCGCACCCTCTCGCCCGCCGCCGCGAGCTTTGTCGAGGTCCTCGAGCGCTTTGCCAAGGCGCAGCAAAAGGGCTGA
- a CDS encoding 1-aminocyclopropane-1-carboxylate deaminase, producing MNLEKFPRHALTFGPTPIHPLKRLSAHLGGEVELYAKREDCNSGLAFGGNKTRKLEYLIPEALAGGYDTLVSIGGIQSNQTRQVAAVAAHLGLKCVLVQENWVNYSDAVYDRVGNIEMSRIMGADVRLDSAGFDIGIRKSWEEAMDDVRKAGGKPFPIPAGCSEHRYGGLGFVGFAEEVRQQETELGFKFDYIVTCSVTGSTQAGMVVGFAADGRADRVIGIDASAKPQQTFEQIVRIARNTAELVELGRDITDKDVVLDRRFGGPEYGLPNEGTLESIRLCARLEGMLTDPVYEGKSMHGMIEKVRLGEFPPGSKVLYAHLGGVPALNAYSFLFRNG from the coding sequence ATGAACCTCGAGAAATTTCCCCGCCATGCCCTGACCTTCGGCCCCACGCCGATCCATCCGCTCAAGCGCCTGAGCGCACATCTGGGCGGCGAAGTCGAGCTCTACGCCAAGCGCGAGGATTGCAACAGCGGCCTTGCCTTCGGTGGCAACAAGACCCGCAAGCTCGAATACCTGATCCCCGAGGCGCTGGCGGGTGGCTACGACACGCTGGTGTCGATCGGCGGCATCCAGTCGAACCAGACCCGCCAGGTGGCCGCTGTGGCCGCGCACCTGGGCCTGAAGTGCGTGCTGGTGCAGGAGAACTGGGTCAACTATTCCGATGCGGTGTACGACCGCGTCGGCAACATCGAGATGTCACGCATCATGGGCGCCGACGTGCGGCTGGACAGCGCGGGCTTCGACATCGGCATCCGCAAGAGCTGGGAAGAAGCCATGGACGACGTGCGCAAGGCCGGCGGCAAGCCCTTTCCCATTCCGGCCGGCTGCTCGGAGCACCGCTACGGCGGGCTGGGCTTCGTGGGGTTCGCCGAGGAGGTGCGGCAGCAGGAGACCGAGCTGGGCTTCAAGTTCGACTACATCGTGACCTGCTCGGTCACGGGCAGCACGCAGGCCGGCATGGTGGTGGGCTTTGCGGCCGATGGCCGGGCCGACCGCGTGATCGGCATCGACGCTTCGGCCAAGCCGCAGCAGACCTTCGAGCAGATCGTGCGCATTGCCAGGAACACGGCCGAACTGGTCGAACTGGGCCGCGACATCACCGACAAGGACGTGGTGCTCGACCGCCGCTTCGGCGGCCCTGAATACGGGCTGCCCAACGAAGGCACGCTGGAATCGATCCGCCTTTGCGCGCGCCTGGAAGGCATGCTGACCGACCCCGTGTACGAGGGCAAGTCAATGCACGGAATGATCGAGAAGGTACGGCTGGGCGAATTCCCGCCGGGCTCGAAGGTGCTCTATGCGCACCTGGGCGGCGTGCCGGCCCTCAACGCCTACAGCTTCCTGTTCAGGAACGGCTAG
- a CDS encoding Lrp/AsnC family transcriptional regulator codes for MSTTKLRTTPAQAAEAAPELDRTDRAILRALQRDASVSNVALAAKVNLSAPACLRRVERLKAAGLIKGIVALLDAKALELGMLVMIGVVLDRSTPDSFADFEKAAQKVSGCLECHVVTGEFDYFMLVRTRDNDSFNRLHAEQLLYLPGVRQIRTFVVLKQVLSTTQLPI; via the coding sequence ATGAGCACAACAAAATTGCGCACCACGCCGGCGCAGGCGGCCGAAGCGGCACCGGAGCTCGACCGCACGGACCGCGCCATCCTTCGCGCCCTGCAGCGCGACGCCTCGGTCTCGAACGTGGCGCTGGCGGCCAAGGTCAATCTCAGCGCGCCCGCGTGCCTGCGCCGGGTCGAGCGGCTCAAGGCCGCGGGGCTCATCAAGGGCATCGTGGCGCTGCTCGACGCGAAGGCGCTGGAGCTGGGCATGCTGGTGATGATCGGCGTGGTACTCGACCGCTCGACGCCCGACTCGTTCGCCGATTTCGAGAAAGCCGCGCAGAAGGTGTCCGGCTGCCTCGAATGCCATGTGGTCACGGGCGAATTCGACTACTTCATGCTCGTGCGAACGCGCGACAACGACAGCTTCAACCGCCTGCACGCCGAGCAGCTGCTGTACTTGCCCGGCGTGCGGCAGATCCGGACTTTCGTGGTGCTCAAGCAGGTGCTGTCGACCACGCAACTGCCGATCTAG
- a CDS encoding phosphoglycerate kinase, translating to MNVIRFTDLCAQGKAAGQRVFIRADLNVPQDDAGNITEDTRIRASVPCIQLALDSGAAVMVTSHLGRPTEGEFKPEDSLAPVAKRLGELLGRDVPLVANWVDGVDVKPGQVVLLENCRVNKGEKKNDEALARKLAALTDIYVNDAFGTAHRAEATTYGIAQFAKVAAAGPLLAAEIDAISKALALPKRPLVAIVAGSKVSTKLTILKSLSANVDQLIVGGGIANTFMLAAGLKIGKSLAEPDLIDQAKAVIESMRARGADVPIPVDVVTAKTFAADAPATVKDANDVADDDLILDIGPKTAAQLAAQLREAGTIVWNGPVGVFEFDAFAGGTKAIAQAIAESSAFSIAGGGDTLAAIAKYGIEKQVGYISTGGGAFLEVLEGKTLPAFEILAKRAAG from the coding sequence ATGAACGTCATTCGATTCACCGACCTCTGCGCGCAGGGCAAGGCCGCCGGCCAGCGCGTCTTCATCCGTGCCGACCTCAACGTGCCGCAGGACGACGCGGGCAACATCACCGAAGACACGCGCATCCGCGCCTCGGTGCCCTGCATCCAGCTGGCGCTCGATTCCGGCGCCGCCGTGATGGTCACCTCGCACCTGGGCCGCCCGACCGAAGGCGAATTCAAGCCCGAGGACTCGCTGGCCCCGGTGGCCAAGCGCCTGGGCGAACTGCTCGGCCGTGACGTGCCGCTGGTGGCCAACTGGGTCGACGGCGTCGACGTGAAACCCGGCCAGGTCGTGCTGCTCGAGAACTGCCGCGTCAACAAGGGCGAGAAGAAGAACGACGAAGCGCTGGCCCGCAAGCTCGCCGCGCTCACCGACATCTACGTGAACGACGCCTTCGGCACCGCCCACCGCGCCGAAGCCACCACCTACGGCATCGCGCAGTTCGCGAAGGTGGCCGCGGCCGGCCCGCTGCTCGCGGCCGAGATCGACGCCATCTCCAAGGCGCTGGCCCTGCCCAAGCGGCCTCTGGTGGCCATCGTGGCGGGCTCCAAGGTGAGCACCAAGCTGACCATCCTCAAGAGCCTGTCGGCCAACGTCGACCAGCTGATCGTCGGCGGCGGCATTGCCAACACCTTCATGCTCGCGGCCGGCCTCAAGATTGGCAAGTCGCTGGCGGAGCCCGACCTGATCGACCAGGCCAAGGCGGTGATCGAATCCATGCGCGCCCGTGGCGCCGACGTGCCGATTCCGGTGGACGTGGTCACGGCCAAGACCTTTGCGGCCGATGCGCCCGCCACGGTGAAAGACGCGAACGACGTGGCCGACGACGACCTGATCCTGGACATCGGCCCCAAGACCGCCGCACAGCTGGCCGCGCAACTGCGCGAAGCCGGCACCATCGTCTGGAACGGCCCGGTGGGCGTGTTCGAGTTCGATGCCTTCGCGGGCGGCACCAAGGCCATCGCCCAGGCCATCGCCGAAAGCAGCGCCTTCTCGATCGCCGGCGGCGGCGACACGCTCGCGGCCATTGCCAAGTACGGCATCGAGAAGCAGGTCGGCTACATCTCGACCGGCGGCGGCGCCTTCCTCGAAGTGCTCGAGGGCAAGACGCTGCCGGCTTTCGAGATTCTTGCCAAGCGTGCCGCGGGCTGA
- the pyk gene encoding pyruvate kinase, which produces MITDRLPRHATKIVATLGPASNTPELLEQMILNKVSVVRLNFSHGTAQDHIDRAAMVREAARKTGREVAIMADLQGPKIRVGKFAQGKVWLEPGAKFVLDASRTEPGDTDAVGLDYKDLPRDVRPGDKLLLNDGLIVLTVDAVRGEAVHTTVKLGGELSNNKGINKQGGGLTAPALTAKDMEDIKTAMSFQADYVAVSFPKNATDMEMARQLCNVAAAEFGHKPGLIAKIERAEAIPKLEEILRASDGIMVARGDLAVEVGNAAVPALQKKMIRMARDMDKVVITATQMMESMITNPVPTRAEVSDVANAVLDGTDAVMLSAETASGRYPLETVQEMSRICEAAESAEDKMLDADFSGKTYSRIDQSIAMGALFTAHHLGAKAIVALTESGSTPLWMSRHRAHIPMYALTSRLATQRRMALYRNVRPLLMDSESDRDTALEQAEAHLKKRGIVQTGDVYAITCGEPMGAPGGTNMLKICRAS; this is translated from the coding sequence ATGATCACGGACCGCCTTCCCCGCCACGCCACCAAGATCGTCGCCACGCTCGGCCCGGCGTCCAATACGCCCGAGCTGCTCGAACAGATGATCCTGAACAAGGTCAGCGTGGTGCGGCTCAATTTCAGCCACGGCACGGCGCAGGACCACATCGACCGCGCCGCCATGGTGCGAGAGGCCGCCCGCAAGACGGGCCGCGAAGTGGCGATCATGGCCGACCTGCAGGGCCCCAAGATCCGCGTCGGCAAGTTCGCCCAGGGCAAGGTCTGGCTCGAGCCGGGCGCCAAGTTCGTGCTCGACGCCTCGCGCACCGAACCCGGCGACACCGACGCGGTCGGCCTCGACTACAAGGACCTGCCGCGCGACGTGCGCCCCGGCGACAAGCTGCTGCTGAACGACGGCCTCATCGTGCTCACGGTCGACGCGGTGCGGGGCGAGGCGGTGCACACCACCGTCAAGCTGGGCGGCGAGCTCTCCAATAACAAGGGCATTAACAAGCAGGGCGGCGGCCTCACGGCGCCGGCGCTCACGGCCAAGGACATGGAAGACATCAAGACCGCGATGAGCTTCCAGGCCGACTACGTGGCGGTGAGCTTTCCCAAGAACGCCACCGACATGGAAATGGCGCGCCAGCTGTGCAATGTGGCCGCGGCCGAATTCGGCCACAAGCCGGGTCTGATCGCCAAGATCGAGCGTGCCGAGGCCATTCCCAAGCTGGAAGAAATCCTGCGTGCGAGCGACGGCATCATGGTGGCCCGCGGCGACCTTGCGGTCGAGGTGGGCAATGCCGCCGTGCCGGCGCTGCAGAAAAAGATGATCCGCATGGCGCGCGACATGGACAAGGTGGTGATCACCGCCACCCAGATGATGGAGTCGATGATCACCAACCCTGTGCCCACGCGCGCAGAGGTGAGCGACGTGGCCAATGCCGTGCTCGACGGCACCGATGCCGTGATGCTCTCGGCAGAAACCGCCTCGGGCCGCTACCCGCTCGAAACCGTGCAGGAGATGAGCCGCATCTGCGAAGCCGCCGAATCGGCGGAGGACAAGATGCTCGACGCCGACTTCAGCGGCAAGACTTACAGCCGCATCGACCAGTCGATTGCCATGGGTGCGCTGTTCACCGCCCACCATCTCGGCGCCAAGGCCATCGTGGCGCTCACCGAGTCGGGCTCCACGCCGCTGTGGATGAGCCGCCACCGCGCGCACATTCCGATGTACGCGCTGACCTCCCGCCTTGCCACGCAGCGCAGGATGGCGCTCTACCGCAACGTGCGCCCGCTGCTGATGGATTCGGAGAGCGACCGCGACACCGCGCTCGAGCAGGCCGAAGCGCACCTGAAGAAGCGCGGCATCGTGCAGACCGGCGATGTCTACGCAATTACCTGCGGTGAGCCGATGGGTGCCCCGGGCGGCACCAACATGCTGAAAATTTGCCGCGCTAGCTAG
- the fba gene encoding class II fructose-bisphosphate aldolase (catalyzes the reversible aldol condensation of dihydroxyacetonephosphate and glyceraldehyde 3-phosphate in the Calvin cycle, glycolysis, and/or gluconeogenesis): MALVSMRELLDHAAANGYGIPAFNVNNLEQVQAVMEAAKETGAPVILQASAGARKYAGEAFIKHLIQAAIEQYPNIPLVMHQDHGQNPDVCKGAIDLGFSSVMMDGSLEADGKTIASYDYNVDVTKKVSDMAHRLGVTVEGELGCLGSLETMKGDKEDGHGTDDTMTREQLLTDPEQAADFVKRTQIDALAIAIGTSHGAYKFTREPTGDILAIDRIKEIHRRIPNTHLVMHGSSSVPQELLAIIRQYGGNMKETYGVPVKEIQEAIKHGVRKINIDTDIRLAMTGAVRKFLAENPEKFDAREWLKPAREAARLICKQRYIEFGCEGQGAKIKGDTLQVVAAKYAKGELAQEVV, encoded by the coding sequence ATGGCACTCGTCTCGATGCGCGAACTGCTGGATCACGCAGCCGCCAACGGCTACGGCATTCCGGCCTTCAACGTCAACAACCTCGAACAGGTCCAGGCCGTGATGGAGGCCGCCAAGGAAACCGGCGCCCCCGTCATCCTGCAGGCCAGCGCCGGTGCCCGCAAATACGCCGGCGAAGCCTTCATCAAGCACCTGATCCAGGCTGCGATCGAGCAGTACCCGAACATCCCGCTGGTCATGCACCAGGACCACGGCCAGAACCCGGACGTCTGCAAGGGCGCCATCGACCTGGGCTTCAGCTCGGTGATGATGGACGGCTCGCTGGAGGCCGACGGCAAGACCATTGCCAGCTACGACTACAACGTGGACGTCACCAAGAAGGTGTCGGACATGGCCCACCGCCTGGGCGTGACCGTCGAAGGCGAACTCGGCTGCCTGGGCTCGCTGGAGACCATGAAGGGCGACAAGGAAGACGGCCACGGCACCGACGACACCATGACGCGCGAGCAGCTGCTGACCGATCCCGAGCAGGCCGCCGACTTCGTCAAGCGCACCCAGATCGACGCGCTGGCCATTGCCATCGGCACCAGCCACGGCGCCTACAAGTTCACGCGCGAGCCCACCGGCGACATCCTGGCGATCGACCGCATCAAGGAAATCCACCGCCGCATTCCCAATACCCACCTGGTGATGCACGGCTCGTCGAGCGTGCCGCAGGAGCTGCTGGCCATCATTCGCCAGTACGGCGGCAACATGAAGGAAACCTACGGCGTGCCCGTGAAGGAAATCCAGGAAGCCATCAAGCACGGCGTGCGCAAGATCAACATCGACACCGACATCCGCCTGGCCATGACCGGCGCGGTGCGCAAGTTCCTGGCCGAGAACCCCGAGAAGTTCGACGCCCGCGAATGGCTCAAGCCGGCGCGCGAAGCCGCCAGGCTGATCTGCAAGCAGCGCTACATCGAGTTCGGCTGCGAAGGCCAAGGTGCCAAGATCAAGGGCGACACGCTGCAGGTCGTCGCCGCCAAATACGCCAAGGGCGAGCTCGCGCAAGAAGTCGTCTGA
- a CDS encoding tetratricopeptide repeat protein, producing the protein MIDITLENFQAELIEGSVATPVLLDIWAEWCGPCKQLGPVLEKLETEYAGRFTLAKLDADKVPQISSQLSEMFGVRSIPFCVMFKDGQPVDGFVGAIPVDKIREFLDKHVPGAEEAEAASEGAAAQEALAEGDTEGALERLQHAVATDPANDDARFDYVKLLLQMGRIDDAKVAFAPVIAKTTLVRRFDSLQRWMEAIDFAAPGSGPAPTVADFDARIAAGKRDFDARFGRARLLMDAQRWTDAMDELLEILMRDKSWNEELARKTYIAILDLIEPPKVKVADGQIPPDDPVVATYRRRLSSVVLS; encoded by the coding sequence ATGATCGACATCACTCTCGAAAATTTTCAGGCCGAACTGATCGAAGGCTCGGTCGCCACGCCGGTGCTGCTCGACATCTGGGCCGAGTGGTGCGGGCCGTGCAAGCAGCTCGGGCCGGTGCTCGAAAAGCTCGAAACCGAGTACGCCGGCCGCTTCACGCTGGCCAAGCTCGACGCCGACAAGGTGCCGCAGATTTCGTCGCAGCTGTCCGAAATGTTCGGCGTGCGCAGCATCCCGTTCTGCGTGATGTTCAAGGACGGACAGCCGGTCGACGGCTTCGTCGGTGCCATTCCGGTCGACAAGATCCGCGAATTCCTCGACAAGCACGTGCCCGGTGCCGAAGAAGCGGAGGCGGCTTCCGAGGGGGCCGCGGCGCAGGAAGCCCTGGCCGAAGGCGACACCGAAGGCGCGCTCGAGCGGCTTCAGCATGCGGTGGCCACCGACCCGGCCAACGACGACGCCCGCTTCGACTACGTCAAGCTGCTGCTGCAGATGGGCCGCATCGACGACGCCAAGGTGGCGTTTGCGCCGGTGATTGCCAAGACCACGCTGGTGCGCCGCTTCGATTCGCTGCAGCGCTGGATGGAGGCCATCGATTTTGCGGCGCCGGGCTCGGGCCCCGCGCCCACCGTGGCCGATTTCGACGCCCGCATTGCCGCCGGCAAACGCGACTTCGACGCCCGCTTCGGCCGCGCGCGCCTCCTGATGGATGCGCAGCGCTGGACCGATGCCATGGACGAACTGCTCGAGATCCTGATGCGCGACAAGAGCTGGAACGAAGAGCTTGCGCGCAAGACCTACATCGCGATCCTCGATCTGATCGAGCCGCCGAAGGTCAAGGTGGCCGATGGGCAGATTCCGCCGGACGACCCGGTGGTGGCCACCTATCGCCGCCGCCTCAGCAGCGTGGTGCTGAGCTGA
- a CDS encoding META domain-containing protein, with protein MRFLARLALPVLATALLAAALSACGSGISLDEPIEGPVWRLAQLGGEPVAPGGDAQIQFDRSSGRVSGSGGCNRVSGSFTRSGVTLRIGQLASTRMACADPVRGATEAQFVSALQTTASYRLAGPGRLALLDASGRTVATLNAATR; from the coding sequence ATGCGCTTCCTCGCCCGCCTCGCGCTTCCCGTCCTCGCGACCGCACTGCTGGCCGCCGCCCTGTCCGCCTGCGGCAGCGGCATCAGCCTCGACGAGCCGATCGAAGGCCCGGTCTGGCGCCTCGCGCAGCTGGGCGGCGAACCCGTGGCGCCCGGCGGCGATGCGCAGATCCAGTTCGACCGCAGCAGCGGCCGCGTCAGCGGATCGGGCGGCTGCAACCGGGTGTCGGGTTCGTTCACGCGCAGCGGCGTCACGCTGCGCATCGGCCAACTGGCATCGACCCGCATGGCCTGCGCGGACCCGGTGCGCGGCGCCACCGAAGCGCAATTCGTTTCGGCGCTGCAGACCACCGCCAGCTATCGGCTCGCCGGGCCTGGGCGGCTCGCGCTGCTCGACGCGAGCGGCCGCACCGTGGCAACGCTGAACGCGGCGACGCGATGA
- a CDS encoding phosphoribosylaminoimidazolesuccinocarboxamide synthase, with protein sequence MTTVHTSSIQSLPLLARGKVRDNYAVGEDRILMVASDRLSAFDVIMGEPIPGKGEILTQMALWWFDRLGQLCPNHLTGEAPESVVTPEEVPQVTGRSMLVKRLTPIPVEAVVRGYLAGSGWKEYQESRSVCGVPLPEGLTNASKLPRPIFTPAAKAAAGEHDENISYDRVVEIVGPKLAQQIRETSLEIYETAAQIALTKGMIIADTKFEFGLDEAGTLVLMDEVLTPDSSRYWPVEGYQAALAAGTNPPSYDKQFVRDWLEATKINGKPWDKTPPAPRLPAEVIEKTAAKYREALERLTG encoded by the coding sequence ATGACCACCGTCCACACCTCCTCCATCCAGAGCCTGCCCCTGCTTGCGCGCGGCAAGGTGCGCGACAACTACGCCGTCGGCGAGGACCGCATCCTGATGGTCGCGAGCGACCGGCTCAGCGCCTTCGACGTGATCATGGGCGAGCCGATCCCGGGCAAGGGCGAGATCCTCACGCAAATGGCCCTGTGGTGGTTCGACCGCCTGGGCCAGCTGTGTCCCAACCACCTGACGGGCGAAGCGCCCGAAAGCGTGGTCACGCCTGAAGAGGTGCCGCAGGTCACGGGCCGCTCGATGCTGGTCAAGCGCCTGACGCCGATCCCGGTCGAGGCGGTGGTGCGCGGCTACCTGGCCGGCAGCGGCTGGAAGGAATACCAGGAAAGCCGCTCTGTCTGCGGCGTGCCGCTGCCCGAAGGGCTCACCAACGCCAGCAAGCTGCCGCGCCCGATCTTCACGCCCGCCGCCAAGGCCGCGGCCGGCGAGCACGACGAGAACATCAGCTACGACCGCGTGGTCGAGATCGTCGGGCCCAAGCTGGCGCAGCAGATCCGCGAGACCAGCCTCGAGATCTACGAAACCGCCGCGCAGATCGCTCTGACCAAGGGAATGATCATTGCCGACACCAAGTTCGAGTTCGGCCTGGACGAGGCCGGCACGCTGGTGCTGATGGACGAGGTGCTCACGCCCGACAGCTCGCGCTACTGGCCGGTCGAGGGCTACCAGGCCGCGCTGGCCGCCGGCACCAATCCGCCGAGCTACGACAAGCAGTTCGTGCGCGACTGGCTCGAAGCCACCAAGATCAACGGCAAGCCCTGGGACAAGACGCCGCCGGCGCCGCGCCTGCCGGCCGAGGTGATCGAGAAGACCGCGGCCAAGTACCGCGAAGCGCTGGAGCGCCTCACCGGCTGA